The window CTTCACGTTATAAACTCTAAAATACATCGAATTACTTGGGAATCTACAATTGCCACATGgttttcttccatcctccttgccaCATCTGCTCTTCAATCGACCGCATAACAGCTGGCTCCTCGGAGCCGGTTCCAGTTTCCGCGACGCCCCTTGTTGTCTCGCCATCCGACACGCTATTCATGGAAACACTATGCGCCTTCGACTGCGACCAGGTGCCTAGTCGTGGATCGCCTTGCTGACTGCCTGCATAGATCTTCTCAAGTTCTTCAGCATTGTCCCACGTGGCAGGGAAGGTGATTGCGTATTGCTTCAGCCCAACCACACAGGCCAGATACTCTGCCCGTCCGCGCTGGGCTAAATACAGACCCGCTTCGTATATCGGATGGTGGATACTGAGGCTAATGATAGTCTCTTTCAATCAATGGTCGTTTTGTAGCTAATGATGAGGCTGAAAGAATGAAACTCACGGATCTAGACTCAAATACTCGTTCTCCGTCAACACCGCAACCAGCGCCGCAATCCGCAACGCCGCATGttcactttcttcctttaACCTCCTTTTCACACTTTCCACCTCAACCTCTATCCCCATCCCAATCCCGccatttctctcttcctctacccCAGATTCTTCTAGTGCACGATAAAGCACGAGCCACAGGGCATGGTGCGAAATGTCTGCCGAACATGCGGCCATAGCTTGGAGAAAATCCCAACTTTCGGGCCAGACGGGTGGGACGCCCAGTTTGGAGAGGTAGTTTGTCCGCCAGATCGAGGCAGAGTGAATGAATGTGCGAAGGAGGGATAGTGGGATACCGGAAGTCTGGAGATGGGGTGAGCAAAGGCGAAGGGAGAGCGCGCGGCACATGGAAGCGGCAGATTGGGCGGCAGAAAACCATAGCTACAAGGGATGAGTGGGAGATTGCCGGGTTGGGGTGGTTGGAGATGTACTTACGATTGCGTGGTTCGGCTCAGAAAGATTTATTGGGGTAAAGTTTGAGAGATCGGGCGTACTCCCAGGAGGTTCAAGATCATAATCATCGTCCAGTCTTGTTATGATACGTGGTCGTCAAACGTCAATGTCCTCGCTCTCCATGGGTGAAAGGTAAACAGGCTTACAAACAAGGTTTGATCCGATAGAACGCGGACCGATAACTATcagtgacgatgaggacCCACCATATTAAAACAATATCTGTCcgttctttttcatccgGAATTGTGAGGATCGCTCGTGTGGAGTTGTATCCCATTGCTAGGAGGTGCTTGACAGCGGCGGTGGCATAGACCATTTGACAGTCTTTTTAAGATTGTTTAACTTTAATGAAGATTCTTATAATGGTGGTAGGCTTACTACGGTTCTTGACGAGGACCTCTGATAGATAAGGATGAGCTCAGGATGAGCTCTCTCTTAAAGATGTATGGCGACTTACGACCCAGCAGACCTTCGAGGTTAACCAAAGCTTTGACATTATCTATACTTGGTATTCTCCAGATCCTGCAAATTTCACACACTTCCCTTGCCCGGATCACAGCCATCTGCACTAATCgacttctcttcccaccccTCCCCTTTTCCCGAACTCCATGCTCCTCACCACCGCTAAGACGTTGAGAGCATTCATTCCTATCTTGTTGGACAACAGGATGATCGGAGAAACGAGCTCCCCACGCGAGAGCAGTAGCGAGGATAGGGTGGGGGATAGGGCCTTGAGGGTGGGTATTGGGTGTGCAGAGGCGTGCACGGAATGTGGGCGGGTCGTAACATGGGTTACGAATGTGTGCAACGGAAAAGTACGAGTCGATTAGGTCATCGGCCAGTCTAAGCACATTGTCATTAGTATAGATGTACAGAAGCTGGTGAGGAAATGCTTACTTGGTAAGTTCATCTGCTTTCAGACTCTTATGCGCTTCACtcggctcttcctcccagaCTTTGCCCcccatttcttcccatAAGTCACTTTGGCCTTGCTTGCAAGATTCGATGCTGGCTACATCAGAGTATCCTAATACCTGGGAGAGAATGGGATAcggagagaggagatagCGAATAAGGCCATGCTGTTTTTCACCAGGAGTGagaggcggtggtggttgTGGGGGCGGATGATTAGGAAGAGATAGAGCGAGCGGTAAAGAAAGATTGACGGATGAAACTTGGGCAGATGTGAGATTTTCTAGTAGGTGGAGAGAGCTAAGGAGTTTGTTAACATCGCGATTCATGCCCATATGGCCTGTAGTCAGACTCAGGCTCACTCTGCTATGGCGCTGGCATTCTCCCTAACATGCTGAGCAGCTTGCACCCGGTGGAGCTTATCCGCATCAGTTTCATCGCCAGCGATACTTAATGCCATACCCATCGCAGGAGACTGTATAGCACTGTGATCCATCTGGGAGGCAGAAGATGCTTTGCTATTCCCGCTTTCATTGCTGGTGCGCCGCTTTAGTTCTGGGTGAACCGGACACAAAGCCGAATTTAATGATACCGGTGGTGGTTGAGAGTGACTGttgctttttcttctcttctttctacGAAAGTTGCTGGGTTGCTCTTCGtccgccttcttcttcttctctgccaGGGCTTCGATGTAGCTACTGGTACACTCAATGCCTTTGGATTTACATTGCTCACACTGTAGATAATAGGAACGGAATGAGTTTTACTGTCTCGTAACAAAGTTATGGATCTTTGTAAAGCTTACTACATCTTTCTTATCACCTCTTAAACACCTGGTCTTCCTTGATCGGCACTGATCGCAGGCGATGTTCTGCTTCCGAGTCACGCCCCCAATCAAGCTTGACGAAGACTTGGCGGGAATTGGGGGGGCCATAGATGGAGTTGAGGAGCTCGGAACTGCAAAAGAGGTTGTATCATCTTGAGCCATTGCCTTAGCTGCCCTTGTGGACCTATGGATGATTAAGATAGGTGAGCGACCAAACTGGTTTTATCTCGGGGATTTATTATAGACAAACCATTTTCGTCCTCTGCTCAGACCTTATTGGTTCTCGGATCCGAAAGGAAATGATTCTAAGGCACCAGAGATaagaaagtgatgatgtcatAATAAGTAGTTGTTTTCACGGAAACATTTCACAGTCCCCGCCGCCCGGCGAACGCTGATGATCGAGAGCGAACGAATAGCGCACAAATTCCATATCCTCTATACCCCGGCTTATGTCCAATCACTCTCTACTTATAGTCGGTAAACATACCTAAGGTATGCTTCCGCCATGGGaacaccatctcctcagAGTGTCTCTTCAGCAGCAACCACCAAACCGTCAAGGCGGCAACACATTCCGGTGGCGCGtagaaaggaaaagcagCAGGTTCAGGcggtcaagaaggagaactGTCATGCCAAGGAAATCTCATCAAGATCTTGCAGGGTTTtcaagaaaaaaaatctGCGGACCTTTGCAAAGTACTGTCCCTTGATATCCGCCATCCTTGCTCCGTTTTCGACGCTGATGGATATCCCAGCGTTGAGTGTATggttttcttcatcactaAGTTAACATAAGCTGACCTAATACTAGCAAAAATGGTATAGTCAAAATGGAGTCACACAGCCCGATCCGAAGGCATCTTTGGCTCTGTCTGGAGTGAGTCTTGCTCTAAACGTGATTGCCAATATCCTGTTGGTCATGCGCTTCTCTTCGAAAGGCCCTTTTTGGGTCAATCACTCCATCAAGTAAGTATGCAGGTCCTCATAGAGTGGGATCTAACGTGGCATGAAGGTGGTCTCTATACTGCTGGCTTGCAAAAACGGTCGTCGCCGCTGTCAACCTAATCGTCTTCGGTATCCTCACACGCAACGATACAAGCTACCAGTACCTTGAGGGCTTCTGGTGTGCAGTCGTATCTTTCATCGGCTCgaccatcatctccttcacatTATTATGCCACtacttccttgcctttggtCACTTAAAAGCAGACAATCGGGATGTGAGAAGTGAAGGACGGCGTTTCATGCTTTCGGTCACTGCTTTCATTGCGATCCTGGGTGTGCAAAGCTTAGTTTTCTCAAGAATCGAGCATTGGGAGTACGTTGACGGAATATACATGTCAGTCCAAACTGCATTGACTATTGGTTATGGGGATTTTGTCCCCACTACGACTGCGGGAAAGGTCCTgattttccctttttctgtGCTCACCATGAGCCAGTTGGGTAATGAAGTTGCTTTGatcatcaacctcatcaGTCGGAGagcagaagagaggaggaaaaagtggagaCTACGTTATGAACGTGCAATTCATCAAGAAGCAAACTCTATGAGGCCAAAAGCGGGtttgatggaagagatggcaTTGGTGTACAGGATCAATTCCCGAGAGGAATTGTGAGTCCTAAATCTTGCTGAATAAACTAGATTTGTATGACTGATATGATTTGTAGAATTATCCAATTGTATGACTTGATATGGAGTGCGATTTCTCTGATTGTGTTCTGGGTGTTGGGGGCGGCAGCATTCTCACAGATCGAAGGATGGTCGTATGGGTAGGTACCATTCCCAAGattgagagagagggacTGATTTAAGCAAATTCTAGCAATGCGATGTACATGGTTATGATTCTATCTCTTACTATAGGATTCGGCGACTATACACCTGTGCAACCTGCAGGCAAGGTTGTATTTATCGTATACGCACTTATGGCTGTGCCCATCGTCACTTCATTTGCACTGCAAACTATCACCGGTCTGGTAGGTGATTTTCCTAGTGACTTCGTCCTTGACGTACGCCCATGTTGACTTTTCTCGCGCCCGTGTCTCCAGCTGAGTACAGTCTCACAACGCGATGTTAATCGCGAAACTTTCATCATTGACCAGCAACGTTCTCCAGAAGCTTTTGCGCCACATGTGGATTATATTGAGAGGTACCACAAGTCGTACGCCGATTTGAGGGATAAACTTCTACAAGGAAACATTGCGTCAAATGGGCGTGAtgcaagaggagagaatgaagatgatggtagaggagagaatgaggatgatgctaATGAGGGCGAGGACAACgaagcaggagcaggagcagaagcaagagaaagagatgcgTCGAGTGAATCTAAGAGGGACCTACAAGGGGAAAGTTCTACTCAGATCGATGTCCACGGTACCGAGGAGAGTGGGGTCGATGAAGTGATAGATCAATCCcgggaaatggagaaggaagaccgCAAGGAAGACGCTCGACGAGAGCGAGATGGTTCACCAGGCGACGGCTCCAACTCCGATAATAACGGAACAGAACAATTACCCCACTCGGCCGTAGTTGAGTCGGAGTCGGGTGAtcgcttcatcatctccatggAAGAACGACAGCTTGAAGTAGACTTGCTGAAGCAGCTGTTGGCTACGATTGTTAgttttgaggttgaggcAAGGCAGATGTTGTTGGATAGCATGCACAAGGGCGTGGAGCGGACAATCTTGCTCGCCGACCGAAATGGTGAGTGCTATCCCAcccacccttctcctttgttTTCTTCAAGATAGCTTATACATAAAATTTCAATAGTGCAGATCCGAAATGTTAAAGGTGTTAGAGGGGATGATGCCAGCATCTTGTCAGTCTGGGCAGGGAAAGAGCAAGCGCACCGTAACGCAACGGATAAAGATAAAAATAACCAATCTCCCCCAGCTCCGGGAGCAGACCCTGATAAAGAACATCATTCCGAGAAAAGCCAATCAGACATGCTTACCAAGGTAATCAATTACCGCTCTCTATTCGCCGAGATCCTGGTATTGGGTGGGATATTGCAGAAGCTTGAAGGAGCCGAGTTGAAGCAATTTGAGAGGTGGCGTGGAACGCTGGTAGAAGCGGATCACGGCAGAGATGGGGGTGAAGGGcgtgaggaggatgaagaagcaaatGGTGAGATACGGGAAGTAAATAATAGGTTGGCGGAAGGTGATCCCGAGGATATGAAGGTACTAGGCAAAGAGAGATGGTCAgggttgatgaaggatttGATAAAACGACAAGTTAGAAAGATGAGGCATAAAGACGGGTGGGATAAGGAGGATATGGTCTAGAAATAATCAATAGTGTCGGGTTCATTTGAGAGGATATCCTCATTAGGCATAGGTCAGCGCATCAGTTGGATCGCCTTTACGATTACTTATTCATGTTGTACGCTTTTCGATCGAAGATTCGCCATCGTCTAGAGGATCATGGCATCATTCTGAACACATTTTTGAAGCTGCTCTGGGATCCAAAGACTTTCCTATGAATCACGCTTGTTCATACTTTACACCCCTCTGATACTATGAAAGACCATCTAATCGTTGATATTTTTGTCTACTGGACCAATACCTGTGTCTTGGCGGCTTTCGCTTGCTcctcgaccttcttctcagtctTGCCCACGCTCTCAGTCCATGCTTTGAATTGCTCCGCCAAGATATCAAGCTGCTTGCCCTCAAGGACTCTAGGCTGAACCCACGTGATGTCTGCTGTACCGCCTACTTGATCAAGAGAACCTCGGATGAGCCCCAAACTAATCCGGCCCTGTCAGTCAGTTGAAcgataaagaaaaagaagaaaaagcttGCCTCAGAGCCTTCATGATCAGGTGTTCGACCTCGTGCACAGGCAATCTTGTCGCCTCTCCGATACTCTGAAAAGTCATCAACCTACTTGACCCATCCCTTGGTCTAGCAAAAATGGTCTGGATAAGCGCCATCAGACAGATCTTTTGGcgcaaaaaagaaagggaagctTCCAAAATGGGTTCATTGGGGAGGTTGTTGCAAAGAGACTCGAATTTGCCAATTTCACCCGCATTGAACGCGGAGATCATGGATTTGATCCATTCGTGTTCTGTGCCGGTGAGTgtttggaggatggggtgTTGCAGCTTTATATTAATCAGATGATGTTTCCTTCAGGCGGACCAGATGGCTCACTAGCTCTCCAAAGTTATAGATGGTCTCTCCCAGTAATGCCGCGATACACAAATCATGCGCCCGACTCTTTCTGTCCTCCGCTTCCAACTCCGCATTCACGTCCACGCAAGCAAGATACAACAACGCGTTCTTATAATAGGGCGCATAATCTGCCTTGACCTTGAAATAGTCACCAGCCACACCATAGTATCCAGCATTCACCACAGGCTCCACTGTGTCTTGTTCAGACAAGAGTTTCTCGCATTCGTCCAAGGATGATTTACAAGCAGGAAGGTcgccaaggagaagctgaGCATAAGCAATAGAGGACAGAGAAAGAGCGAATGCTGAAGCTgcaggtggtggaggagcgGGAACTTCGGGAGTCGAATCCGTGGCGGGTTTGGGGTAAGGAGAGACGAGGCGCGAATGGACAGACTGGAGGAATTTGAGAGTTAGATCGGGTTCTGTGGAACCAGATTTCAGTGGTAAGTGATGCCTCGTTGTCTCGTTGCGCGATGACTTACCAGAGAATTCGCGGCCAACTCGTCGGGCAATCTCTACCAGCTTTAAAGCATTGATCTTACTTTCAACTGTTTTAATGAATCTAACCATCACTTATCAGCACTTGTCTCCAAGGTACATGTAAGGTGATGCGCACTTCTCAAACAGCTCGATTTGATACTGTCCAGTCCCCGGAAGAAACACAAACTGGGTCAATGTGACAGTCAAGTTATGCCACAACCTGATCAACAATTAGCCCCCTTGTTATTGCAATGTCCAAGAGAAGTGACGCACTTTCGTTCATACTGATCCTTAATCTTAGTCCACCAAGGCTTGAGCTCCTCCGGGGCCGAAGCCAGTTGAGCGTCAAGGTAGGCGACGGGAGacgttgaggaggatgctGGAGGGTCAATTTCCATGGTTTATATTtattgggagaagaagaagaataggATAAAGAGAGTAGCGAAATGTGATGTCTAAGGCAGCTCAAGGATGTTATTGACCATCAGCGACGCGCGAGCGATTATTACGAAGTGGGAGGTATATTAAAATGCCGGGTAGGCTTACTTATTTAATTATCTTCATTGAACGGCGATGGCCGCCTTGCTCCACTACGTACTACTAACTGCTTGTCGTCATCGgctgcctccacctctctttcccaccACCTACCATTAGTTGTGTGGCTGACAGAAATTCAGGTTCGCGCCATGTTTCGTacatcaactcttctcaaatcaGCTCTGCTCCTGGCCATATTCATGCCTTTCATTTCACCGGCACTCTTCCGCTCAACGATCTATACAGCCCGTACTCGATTGTCCACTACTTCAGCTACAACCACAGCTCGTTCGATAAGCTTCAGTTTTCCATTCGCATTTTTCAGCTCATCCGCCTCGGCCAACATGTCCCAACCTCCCAAGGTCCAGAAGTCTGACGATGAGTGGCATGCCATTCTTAGTCCGGAGCAAGTAAGTTAATTCACTGCTGTTTAATGGAGAGGAAATCAGGTCGATGAAGGGGGTAATGAGTGGGTGTGCGAAGTCTAGTGGCAAAAACTTCTGTGCTGACAGATATTTGTTAGTTCCGAGTTTTGAGACAAAAGGGAACTGAGAGGCCAGGATCTCATCCTTACGATCACTCATTCAACGAAGGTGTCTACCGTGAGCTGTGCCCATATTTGTTGAATTTGCAGGAATGCTTAACAGTAGTGCTATAGACTGTGCCGGATGTGATGCTCCCTTGTATACATCTAAGACCAAGTTGTAAGTTCATTTCCTTCTGCTTCGTATTACATGTACTGATATTGTGCAACAGCCAATCTGGATGTGGATGGCCTGCCTTTTATGATACCATCCCAGGTGCCGTCAGTCGTCATGAAGATAGGACGCTTGGAATGACGCGTACGGAGATCACGTGTGCCAACTGGTGAGACAACTTGGCTAGACAATTCTCTTCAGAAGCTGACCGTGTTTGGTAATCAAGTGGCGGTCATTTGGGTCACGTCTTCAAGGGAGAAGGTTTCCCTAACCCGGTTGACGAACGGTGAGTTTTCATGAGACATCTTCAGGTACATTCAGAGCTTAATTTGATTGACAGACACTGTGTCAACGGGATTTCCCTCAATTTCAAGAATGAATAGATTCAAAAGTATTGTTTTTGGGGACAGCAGCAGGGTAATCTTGAAACAGAACTTCGTGTCAACTGCTTATGTGACTGATCTGAAAGTCTGGTCCACTCCATTGGAGTTTGGAGGTGGGAATGATAAATGAGTTACATAGGATATAAGGACACAAGGCAGGACAGAAGAATGCTATTAACGACGGATATCTATATGCAGTATGTGGGTAAATGGGTAAAGTAAGGCTTTGTTAAATAAAGCCTCTGAAACGTACAGCACTTTGTAACACAAAAAAGGTCATTTGATCGAAAGCAGTAGAGAGGAGGATCAAGGTCAATGAGATTTGAATTTCCAAAGAGGAACGAACTAGCAATAAAATTCCTTCAACACACCTCAACTCAAAACCCACTGTCTTCAATGGACGGCATGCCGTAATCATACCTGTCTCCTTCGAAAGCAAACCTTGAGAACGCCAATGAAGGTTCGGTCTGATTTGATGATCCAGGAGAGATATACCCAAATCCTTGTGGAGGGTGGTTTTCGAGGTACTCaagctgttgttgctgcatATACCCTTGCGCACTCGCTGATCTAGCAAACTCGGCGCTTGTTGGGGTAGAAGCTATAGAAATGGACTGAatgatgggaagaggagcggAGACAGGGGTAGGAGCAGACATGGGCCcggaggagagaggaggttgagaggaagagagggaagttTGTGGGTTCGTACCCTGAGAGGAAGCAGTTTGGTTGGAGTTCGAATGGTTGATAAATACGAACGCTTGGTCGTTATCCCCTTGAACACCCCCGTGGAAGTCATCAACCACAGGAGAGGGCATAGGTGGGGTAAAATAGACCGGTGGCTTATTGTTGTAATCCATTGACAACTCGTACATCGAATGATGCCTAATCATGTTTCCAGGCTGCTGGAACCTCTGGGTGGGTATCTGCAtgtggtgaggatgagaagtGTGGTGTTTAGGAGAATGGTAGGAGAAAGAATCGTGGTGTAGGCTGGGTTGCTGTTGTCTGGGATCGGCGAGCTGCATGCCGAGAGGAGTAAAAGGTAAGTGGTGGTTTGGCACATGGCCTGTAGCCCGCCATGAGACGTCAGAGGGCTGAAGAGGGGTATAGAGGAATTGGGGCTTTGTCTTAGTACGCTTCGCCTGAGGGATGGGTATGGTGAGGTTGGGCTCGGGAACAGCAAGGGGAGAAACAGAACGCTTGCGAGGATTGGCGGTATTGATGGTACTGATGGCGTTGGTGGCATTAGTAGTGGTGAGGGGGTTGACGGTGTTGAATGGAGGAGGGAGCTCGGAGCCGTCAGATGCTGAACCAGCCTGGACGGTGCGCCGTAAACTCTCTGGTATAGGAATGACGAGGGGCTTGGTCATGTCTGTTATGACGGGTCAGTAATTAGCCAATTGAGTTCATTGATTGGAGCTCACCTTCAAGCCTTCCATTCTGTCGCCTGTGCTCGTCCGCTCGTCCAACCAAACAAAGTTCTCGAAGGATCTCAAATCTCTCGTAGGTAATCCAAGCCATGATAGAAGCCGTTGACAATTCAAGGTCAGCTACCCGAGCAAGTCCACTTCTAAGAAGGTGTATCAAGAGTACGATACGTTCTGCAATACAAAAAATTCAATATTTTGCAATAATGCGATGGCAATACAACTTACGCTCTTTAGATAGATGGTCTGGTGCTCGGTGAGGGACTCCGTCTGGCCACCATTTGGGCTTTGCATTCTCGCCCTTGTTATAAGGGAACTTGCTCTGCTTCTTTGGTTCGATAACCTTAATCCACGCTTTGGCAACGAGTTTGCAAGTGTCTTGCTGGACAGCAGCAAAACGCTTGGCAAAGTAGGGTGTAACTTCTTCCTGTTGAAGAGTGATACAGTGCTCGTTTGAGGTTGGTGATGTGGCGTTAGATGAAGGAGGCTTGACGCTGGTGGCTTCAAGGAGAGGGGTGGCTGGTTCGTCCACAAGGGTCTTGTCTGGGTCCACTTCTTCAGAGTCGTCGTCCTCggcctcctcttcagcttcctcttcatcagagCCACCAGCAGCTGCTGAGGTGGCTGAGGCAGAACTTCCTTCACCAAAAGCCTTTTTCATGgtcccctttccctcttcttccctcctcttcttcaatttcCCCTTTAGTATGGAGGCGTGATACCGAAGGGCATCCATGTTTAGTATGCCCCCTCCATCACCCTTGCCACCCTTCTCAAAGGTCTCTTTAAGAAGAGCTGACTGATAAGTATGGACTTCACCTTTTGGTGAGATAAAGGCAACGACG of the Cryptococcus tetragattii IND107 chromosome 2, whole genome shotgun sequence genome contains:
- a CDS encoding methionine-R-sulfoxide reductase, with amino-acid sequence MPFISPALFRSTIYTARTRLSTTSATTTARSISFSFPFAFFSSSASANMSQPPKVQKSDDEWHAILSPEQFRVLRQKGTERPGSHPYDHSFNEGVYHCAGCDAPLYTSKTKFQSGCGWPAFYDTIPGAVSRHEDRTLGMTRTEITCANCGGHLGHVFKGEGFPNPVDERHCVNGISLNFKNE